From the Yoonia rosea genome, the window AGCCATGCTGACCGAAACGTTTGAAATCGTTGATAACGCCGAACCCCGCGTGGCACCTCGTTGGTTCGATTGTTTTGACGCAGCCCAGATCGGGGCAGACCTGCGCACCGATGCCATTGCCTTTATGGGTGTTGAAAACATCGTATACGGGATCGACCGGATCGTTGCCATTTACCCCGACGGGCGGGGTTATGCGTGGCACCAGATCAATGAATGTGGCGAAGTTGTTTTTGACGGCAACCGCCCCCCCGAAGACTGCCCCCCAATTCCAGAAAGCACCGAGTGATGCCTGATCTTCTGATTGAACTCTTCTCCGAGGAAATCCCCGCGCGGATGCAAACCCGCGCCGCCGAGGACCTGCGCAAACTGGTGACCGACGGTCTGGTCGAGGCGGGGCTGACCTATGCGGGTGCTGCTGCCTTTTCGACGCCGCGCCGCTTGGCGTTGTCGATTGAGGGGCTGACGGCCGAGAGCAAGGCAGTGCGCGAAGAGCGCAAGGGGCCCAAAGTGGGTGCGCCGGACCAAGCGATTGAGGGGTTCTTGCGCGGGGCAGGTGTTGCGCGCGAAGACCTTGAAGTACGCGACGACAAAAAGGGTCAGGTCTATTTTGCGGTGATTGAAAAACCGGGGCGGATGGCGGCGGATATCATCGCTGAAGTGCTGGAACAGACAGTGCGCAATTTCCCTTGGCCCAAGTCGATGCGCTGGGGTGATGGCCCGTTGAAATGGGTGCGCCCGCTGCACTCCATCCTGTGTATCCTCAGCGATGAAGCAGGGGCAGAGGTCGTGCCGCTGGACGTTGACGGCATCACATCGGGCAACACGACGCGCGGCCACCGTTTCCTTGCGCCGGATATTTTTTCTGTCACGAGTTTCGATGATTACGAGGCGAAGTTGAAGCGCGCCAAAGTCGTCTTGCGTGCCGATGAACGGGCCGAGGCGATCTGGCATGACGCCACCCATCAGGCTTTTGCGTTGGGGCTTGAGGTGGTCGAAGACCGTGGTCTGCTGGCCGAGGTTGCGGGGCTGGTCGAATGGCCTGTGGTCCTGCTGGGCCGGATTGATGACGCCTTCCTTGGTCTGCCGCCCGAGGTGCTGCAAACCTCGATGAAAGAGCACCAGAAATTCTTTTCCGTGCGCAACCCCAAGACGGGCCGGATCGAGCGTTTCGTGACCGTCGCGAACATGGAAACCGCCGATCAGGGCGCGACTATTCTGGCGGGCAACCAAAAGGTGCTGTCGGCGCGTCTGGCGGATGCGAAATTCTTCTGGGAAAACGACCTGCGTGTCGCCAAGGCTGGCATGCAGCCGTGGCTGGACAGCCTGTCCAACGTCACCTTCCACAACAAACTGGGCAGCCAGAAAGACCGCATTGACCGCATCGCGGCGCTGGCGCGCTGGATTGCGCCAAGCATGGGTGCTGATCCTGCACTGGCAGAGCAGGCGGCACGCGTCGCCAAGGCCGATCTGTCGTCCGAAATGGTTTATGAATTCCCTGAACTGCAGGGGCTGATGGGGCGGTATTATGCGGCCGAGGCAGGCCTGCCAGCCGAGGTTGCTGCGGCCTGCGAAGAACACTACTCCCCTCTGGGGCCTTCGGACGATGTGCCGACTGCGCCGGTATCCGTGGCCGTGGCACTGGCCGACAAGATCGACACGCTGACCGGGTTCTGGGCGATTGACGAGAAACCGACAGGGAGCAAAGACCCGTTTGCGCTGCGCAGAGCGGCGCTGGGGGTTATTCGGTTGATTTTGCAGAATAATCTGAAAATCGACCTGCCAACTTCGATCGGAAACGGTGTTATACGATGCCTCATTTCACAGATAGCGAGGACTATTGTATTCGGCTTAGACAAAAGCGACCCTAAGAAGGAGGGTTTCGTTTGGGAGCCGAAAGACCTGAGAGAGTTTTTGTCTAGTGGTGGGAAAGGATTTACAGCACTTTCGAAAGAGTTAAACGAATTCTTTGAAGGTTATGATGTTGCTATCCCAGTTAATGCGCCAATTCATGTTGAGGGCACAGTCATCGCCGAAAATTCATCAGGAATAGATGCTTACAGATTCTTTGGACCGGCTGATGTCGTGCCTGACCTCCTCTCGTTCTTCCACGACCGCCTCAAGGTTTTCCTCAAAGACAAAGGTATCCGTCACGATATCATCGACGCTTGCATCGTGATGCCGGGCAATGATGATCTGACGCTGCTGGTCAAACGGGCCGAGGCGTTGGCCGCAACCCTTGCCACCGATGACGGTGAAAACCTGATCCAGGGCTTCAAGCGTGCCAACAACATCCTGACACAGGCCGAGGAAAAGGACGGGGTGGAATATTCCTATGGCGCGGACATCAAATTTGCCGAGGATGACGCCGAAAAGGCGCTTTTCGCGGCCCTTGATGCTGCAGATGCAAAAATCGCGCCCGCGATGAAGGCGGAGGATTTCAGCACCGCAATGACTGCTATGGCGGCACTGCGCGCGCCGATTGATGCTTTTTTCACCGATGTTCAAGTGAACGCCGACAGCGAAATCTTGCGCCGCAATCGCCTTAACCTTTTGTCCCGCATCAGGAATATCTGCCTCAGCGTCGCGGATTTGACGAAAATCGAAGGCTAGACACAAAATATGTAAACTTATGTGTACAGCGCGCCAGATTTCCTTCTATGCTGCAACTGAACAATAGATCGGTGCCGCAGTGCAGCAACAGTCAACATATGGGCCATTGACGCTTATCACGCCAACTGCGGCCATGAAGGCCTCGGTCCATGGCGGGCGTGCGAAATGCCTGCAACGGTTGGTGCGTCTGGATATGCCGGTGCCGGTGACGGTCGCGCTGTCGTTTGATGCGGTTCATGCTGCGGCGATCGGCAATCTGCCCAATATGGACACCTTGCTGACCCCGTTTGGCGATGCGCCGCTGCTGTCTGTGCGCCCGTCCAGTCAGGACCCCGATTGGGGTGGCCCCAGCGCGATCCTGAATGTCGGCATGAATGATGCCCGCCTTGCGGAACTGACACAGTGGATCGGGGCCGAAGCGGCGACGAAACTCTACCTGCGTTTTGTGCAGTCCTACGCGATCCATGTGGCGCGTCTTGATCCTGATGAATTCTACCTGCCCGATGTGGCCGATGCCGCCAGTCTGAAAACCATGCTCGACACATTCGAGTTTGAAACGGATGCACCGTTCCCGCAGGACCCCGCTGTGCAATTGGCCGAAGTGCTGCGGTCAATGGCGCGTGCATGGGACGGGACCACCGCGCGTTTGCTGCGGCAGGCCAAGGGGGCGCCGGCGAATGCGGGTCTCGGGCTCGTCGTGCAGGCGATGGCCTTGGGGACAGGGCAGGGCGAATGTGGTCAGGGTGTGATGCAGTTTGTGGATTCCACATCCGGCGCGCCAAAGATTATTGGCCGCTACCTCAGCGCCAGCAGAAGCGACGCCTATGATCTTGGCCCCGATGCCGAGGGCGCGCTTTATCTGACGCGTGACGCGCGCGGTCCGGCACTTGAGGATATCTGCCCCGATCAATACGCCCAGCTTGTTTCATACGGCGATATCTGCCGCCGCCGCCTGCGCGAAGAGATGGAAATCAAATTCACGCTGCAAGACGGTGTGCTGCAGATTTTGGATGCCGTGCGCGTCCAGCGCAGTTCACGCGCGTCGGTGCGGATCGCCGTGGCCTTGGCCGAAGATGGTGTGATTCCCCGCGAAGAGGCGATCATGCGCGTGCAGCCGTCAGCCCTGTCAGAGCTGTTACACAGGCAGGTTGATCCGGATGCAAAACGTGACGTGATCGTCGGCGGGATCGCTGCAAGCCCTGGTGCGGCTACGGGCCGGATAGTGCTGACCGCGCACGAGGCACAAGCCAGTGCCGCGCGCGGCGAGGCCTGCGTTCTGGTGCGGCGCGAAACCACGCCAGAGGACATTCGCGGCATGCACGCGGCCAGCGCCGTTTTGACAATGCGGGGCGGGGTCACCAGCCATGCCGCTGTGATCGGGCGGGGGATCGGTTTGCCCTGCGTTGTGGGGGCGTCTGACCTGACGATCGACCGCAAGAATGGCGTGATTACGGCCCCCGACGGGCGGCGGTTCAAGGCGGGCGACATCATTACGGTGGATGGCAGCCGTGGTCAGGTTCTGGCCGGTGAGCCGCCAATGCTGGAGGCCGCCCTTGATGGCGCGTTCCAGACCTTGCTGGAATGGGCTGACGATTTCCGCGATATCGGGGTGCGCGCCAATGCCGACACGCCCGCCGATGCGCAAACCGCCCGCAACTTTGCCGCCGAGGGTATCGGGCTGTGCAGGACCGAGCATATGTTCTTTGAAGGCGACCGTCTTGGCGTCATGCGCGAGATGATCTTTGCCGAAGAGAGTGACGACCGCAAAGAGGTGCTCGACCGGCTTTTGCCGATGCAGCGCGCCGATTTTCAGGCCCTCTTCGAGATCATGGAAGGCAAGAACGTTTGCGTGCGCCTTTTCGATCCTCCGCTGCATGAATTCCTGCCCTCGGATAAAGCGGGCATGCGTGATCTGGCCGAACAGGTGGCCTTGCCGCTGCCGGATGTGATTGAGCGGATCGATGCGCTAGCAGAGTATAATCCGATGCTGGGGATGCGGGGCGTGCGTCTGGGAATCGCTATTCCCGAGATCTACGACATGCAGACCCGTGCCATTTTTGAAGCTTTGGTGGCTGTCGGGAAGAAAGGCATCTCGATCAACGTCGAGATCATGATCCCGCTTGTCAGTGCCATGCGCGAAGTCGAGCTGCAAAAGGCGCGGATCAACGGGGTGGCAAATGCTGTCAGGGCAAAAAGCAAAGCGAATTTCAGCTATCGGCTCGGCGTCATGGTTGAGACCCCGCGTGCGGCACTGCGCGCACAGGATATTGTCGAGCATGCCGAATTTTTATCCTTTGGTACCAATGACCTGACCCAGATGACTTATGGTTTGTCGCGCGATGATGCGGGCCGCTTCATGTCGTCTTACGTGCAGCAGGGTGTTTATGTCGAAGACCCGTTCCATACGCTGGATATCGAAGGTGTGGGTGAATTGATTTCTATCGGCGCGGCGCGTGGCCGGTTGGGCCGCAGCGATGTTGTCTTGTCGCTTTGCGGTGAGCATGGGGGCGATCGCTCGGCTATTGCATTCTGTCGTGCCCAGCAGTTTGATTATATTTCCTGCTCTCCGTTCCGGGTGCCGGTGGCACGTCTTACAGCGGCGCAGCTTGCTTTAGCTGATAAGGTGTCACTGTAATACAACGCTACATTTAGTGGTTATTTTTCAGTTAACGACTGTATTTTGTGGTATTGAGGTCGCACTCTCTGCGTAATCTTGCCGGTTTTTAAACAAGCCGGCCCGAGGGGTAGACCTAAGCCCCTCTTTCCCCTAAAGACGGCCCCGCTGGCGCGGAGCTAACCCGCGAAGTTTCCTGGGTGGGAAGAATGACTGTATTGAAGGCGATTATCGCCGCAAGTTTTGCGGCAATTATTTCTGTTGGGCCAACATCAGCCTTTGCAGATGAAGTGATGGCAAGCCGTTTGGAAGCCATCTTGGGTCAAGAACGTCAGGCTTTATCGGTCGTGCCTGACAGCCGTTTGAGCATGTTGACCAGTCTGCCGCCTGCACAAGAGCGTGGCGTCGAGACACAGACCGGATTGGTCTATGATCGTGATTATCTTGCCGAGTTGCCTGCCGCAGATGGCGGATCAGAATGGCAATGTCTGGCAGAAGCTCTCTACTTCGAAGCACGTGGCGAATCTGTCCGCGGTATGTTTGCCGTTGGAGAAGTCATCATGAACCGCGTTGACAGCAGTGCCTATCCGGATTCGCTTTGCGCCGTGATTAATCAGGGTACAGGCCGCCGTTACGCTTGCCAATTTACCTACACCTGCGACGGCAAACCCGAAGTGATTGCCGAGCCCCGTTCATGGGAGCGTGTTGGTAAGGTTGCGCGCATGTTGATTGATGGTGCACCGCGCGCATTGACCGGCGGTGCGACACACTACCATACCAAAGCCGTCAGCCCGTCGTGGGCACAGCGTTTTCCGCGCACGGCTTCTATCGGGTTCCACTACTTCTATCGCCAGCCTGTGCGCACGGCATCAATGTAAGTCGCATGATTGCGGACGAGCGTCGCGCCTGACGCTTGCCGCACCGCGTCGGCCCTTGTATCCCACACGGGTAACTTGACGTGTTGGACGCCCCATGACTGATGATATCCGCCTTGCCTTTGCCCATCCAAGCGAGAGGGCAGAGGCCAGCAGCAGCATTCCTTATGATCGCATTTCACTCCGCGACTATGTGGTCGAGGTCGAGATTGGTGCGTTTCAACAAGAGCGCGGAACGTTGCAGCGCGTCCGGTTCAATGTTGTGGTTGAAGTCCTGCCGCTCAGCGGGCCTATTGATGACGATGTCGACCGTATCTTGTCCTACGACAAAGTCACCGAAGCGATCAGCAGCGAGCTGGAAGCAGAGCGGATCAATCTGCTTGAAACGCTCGCCGCGCGTGTGGCTGAACGTATCTTGCTTGAGCCGCAGGCAGAACGTGTCTTCGTGCGGATCGAGAAACTGGACCGTGGTCCGTTCTCGCTCGGGGTCGAGATTGTCCGTGCGCGCGATGGTACTGATTTAGGCGGCCAGACCCACGTGGCGGCCCCGCATCCGCGCATTGTCTATTTATCGAATGCCGCGATCGAAAGCCCGGAGATAGGCGACTGGATTGACCAGTTGGCGGTCATGGATGCGCCGCTCATCCTTTGCGTCGGACCTGCTGACGTGGCCGCACCGCAGGCGGATAATGCACTTGCCCAACGCCGGATTGATCTGCTGGCGATCGAACAAAATGCATGGAGTTTGGCCGCGCGCGACCGCCGCTGCATGGTTGTCAATTCGCGGACGGAACTGGATTGGGCGATGAAGAACGGCCAGATCTGTATCTGGGCACCCTCCAAGATCGTTCTCGATGCGGTTGACGGTCCCTCGGCCAGTCCGCGCGATGCTGTGGCCCTTGTGGCGTGGTTCGCGAAAGAAATGCAGGCCAAGGAATTGCTGGTCATCGGCCAGCCTGCGCCGCAAACGGATATTCCCGTGCGTGCTGTTCCAGAAGAGATATCTGACTTGTCATGACCCAATATCATCGCCCTATTGCGCGCTTTGGTGAAACGCCGACATCCCAAAGCTTTCCACTGGCGGGTGGTCTGTGCTGGTTTGATACTGTCGCGTTGCACACGCGCGGCGGCGGTGTCCGCTGCATTCCTGCGGGCGATGTGCCTGCAGAGGTGCTGGATCACTTGACGCGCGCGCGCTCGCCCGTTGCAGGTATGGACATGTCTGGCCCGCGGATCATGGGTATTTTGAATGTCACTCCGGATAGTTTTTCCGATGGCGGGCAATTCAATGCGCCCGACCTTGCACTGGCACATGCGCAGGCAATGCAAGAAGAGGGCGCCGAGATCATCGATGTGGGCGGTGAAAGCACACGTCCGGGCGCGGCCGAGGTGCAGATTGCCGAGGAAATCGCGCGGACAGCCCCTGTGATTGCAGCCATTCGTGCGCAGAGCAATGTGCCGATCTCGATTGATACACGCAAATCCGATGTGGGATTGGCGGCAGTGGAGGCGGGTGCGACCCTGATCAATGATGTGGCGGCCTTTACCTTTGATCCGAAATTGGCCGCGGTCGCAGCCGAAGCCAGAGTTCCGGTTTGTGTCATGCACGCCAAAGGGTCGCCCGAGACGATGCAGAACGATCCCAGCTATGATGATGTGCTGCTCGATGTCTATGACTTCCTCAGTGCGCGGATTGATGCGGCCGTGGCCGCAGGCATTGCACGCGATCAAATCATTGTTGACCCCGGGATCGGGTTTGGCAAAACGCTCGAACACAACCTGACCCTCCTGCGCGGTATCGCGCTTTTCCACGCGCTTGGCTGTCCGGTACTGCTGGGTGCCTCACGCAAGCGGTTCATCGGCACAATCGGTGGCGGCAAGGAGGCAACGGACCGCGTGAGCGGATCTGTGGCGGTCGCTCTTTTTGCCGCAAGGCAGGGCGTGCAAATCTTGCGGGTTCACGATATCTTCGCAACAAAGCAAGCATTAGACTTGGAATGGGCAATTGGCGGGGCAGCAATAACATGACACGGAAACTCTTTGGCACGGATGGTGTGCGCGGCAAGGCAAATACCTTTCCCATGACCGCAGAAATGGCGCTTAAGATTGGTGCCGCTGCCGGCCGCTATTTCCGCAATGACGGGTCGAACGGGCACCGCGTTGTGATTGGCAAGGACACGCGGTTGTCGGGTTATATGTTTGAAAATGCATTGACCGCCGGTCTGACCAGCACGGGAATGAACGTACTTCTTTTGGGGCCTGTGCCGACACCGGCTGTTGGTCTTTTGACAACGTCGATGCGCGCTGATCTGGGCATTATGATTTCCGCAAGCCACAACCCGCATCATGACAACGGGATCAAATTCTTCGGTCCTGACGGTTTCAAGCTCTCGGATGAGGCTGAGGCCGAGATTGAAGCGATTATCAGCGGGTCGGTTGAGCCGGTGAAGGCGCAGAATATCGGACGCGCCAAGCGGATCGACGATGGCCGTTTCCGCTATGCCGAGCGGATCAAATCGACCTTTCCTTCAGGCATGCGGCTTGATGGTCTGAAGGTTGTGATTGACTGTGCGAATGGTGCCGCCTACCGCGTTGCCCCCGAGGTACTATGGGAGCTTGGCGCGACGGTTATTCCTGTGGGTGTTGATCCCAACGGGTACAATATCAACGAAGGCTGCGGTTCGACCAACACCGCGGCGGCGGCTGCGAAAGTGGTGTCTGAGGGCGCACATGTCGGCATTTGTCTTGATGGCGATGCGGACCGTGTAATGATCCTGGATGAGAACGGCGAAGTTGCCGATGGTGACCAACTGATGGCGCTGATGGCAGGCCGCTGGGCGGATCAAGAGCGCCTGAACGGCGGGACACTGGTTGCAACCGTGATGTCCAATCTGGGGCTTGAGCGGTATCTGGATGGGCGCGGATTGCGCCTTGAACGCACCGCTGTCGGTGACCGCTATGTGGTTGAGGCGATGCGCGCGAATGGCTGGAACCTTGGCGGCGAACAATCTGGCCATATCGTAATGACCGATTACGCGACGACCGGTGATGGTCTTTTGGCAGGGCTGCAATTTCTGGCGGCCATGGTCGAGACAGGCAAGCCCGCCAGCGCGCTGACCAAGAGCTTTGAAACTGTGCCCCAAATGCTCAAGAACGTGCGCTACGCGGCAGGGCAGGACCCACTGGGCGCCGCGCTTGTGCAGAAGTCCATTGCGGATGCCGAGGCCAAGCTGCAGGGCAAGGGTCGGCTCTTGATCCGCAAGTCGGGCACAGAGCCGTTGATCCGTGTGATGGCGGAATGCGAAGATGATACGCTCTTGGCACAGGTCGTGGACGGTATCGTGGCCGAGGTCGAGGCTGCGGTCTAGCGCAGCAAGAGCCTTTTGAGGTTGTTGCCCTGACTGACCACAAGACCCAGCATGATCAGCCCGAGAGCCACGAAGAAGCGCAGTGGCAGCACTTCGTTCAGAACCAACGCGCCAAAGATCATCGACCAAAGGGGCACCTGATAATTCACAAGCGTCATGAAAATTGCGCCCGCTGACCGGATCGTTGCAACGCGGATCAGCGCGGCCAATGCCGTTGGAATGAACCCCAACACAATAATCGCGATTGTCGGGCGTGCGTCGCCCATTGTGGGCACGCCCTCAAAGATGAGCATCGCGGGGATCAAAGCGACTGAGCCCACTGTCAGCAAAAGGGCAGCCATGGTGAGCGGGTCAATCGGCGGGCAGCGGCGTGTCATCACGCTGGACACCGCATAGGACATTGAGGCCGCGACACAGGCGATTTGTCCCAGTGGCTCCCACCCTGTCCCGATCCGCAGAACCCCGGGGCCAATCAAGACAGCGGCCCCGATAAACCCCATGATGACGCCTAATGTACTGCGCAGGCTCATCCTTTCGTCGGTCAGAAAGTGGGCCAGTGGCAAAACAAATAGCGGTAGCGCCGCCATGGAAATACCGGCAAAAGCCGAAGGCACATACTGCTGGCCCCAACAGAGCAGCGCAAAGGGGACAGCGGTATTGAACAGGCCGATGGCGATTAAATAGCGGATCATCACAGGGGTAAAAATCGGCAAGGAGCGGTTTAACAGTCGCATGAACACCAGCAATGTCACCGCGCCCAACGTCGTGCGGGCGCAGGCGACTGTCAGCGGGCCATAGCCTTCCAGCGCGATAGCCACGACCATAAAGGTCGCGCCCCAGATCAGGCCAAGGGCTGCAATCGAAAGCCAGTTTGCCAGTGTCGGTTGATGTGTCATTGGTCTTGTGGCCTCAGCCCGTGATGCAGCCTGCTGTCTTTGGGCGCTTCGATGCGATCATGCAACCCGTAGTCCCGCGAAACCTCGGCGATGCGTAGGCGGTAGTCAAGGAATATGCCATGGCGGCCAGCGGATTGCGTGTTGCGGTGATGGCGCGTGTTGCGCCAGGTGGAGATGGCATTCTCATCTGTAAAAAACGACAGCGACAGAAGTTTTTGCGGGTCCGACAGGCTCTGAAACCGCTCAACCGAAATGAAACCGGGGTGGTCATCCAGCAGCGGACGCAGCTTGGCTGCGTGCGCGAGGTAAGTATCCATCTGGCCCGGTGCCGGGGTGACTTCGAAGATCACGGCAATCACGGGCGCACCCCATGCGGGGCGGAGGCGAGCTTTAGAAAGGTACGGTCTTCGCTGCGGATGAATTCTTCTCGCATGGCGAATTCGTAATTTTCTTTGCCCAGCGGATCAGCTGCCAGCCGCGCGCGGTAAGCCTCATATGCGGCGAGTGAGGGGATGTTGTAGATGCCATAGGCCAAGGTGGACGATCCTTCATGCGGCGCGAAATAGCCGATCAGATCAGCGCCACTGCGGGGAATGGCTTGCCCCCAGTTGCGCGCATAGGTTTCAAACTGGGCCTTCTTGGTCGGGTCAATGTCATAGCGAATGATGCAGGTCAGCATGGTATCAGGTCCTTTCGTTTTGTGACTGCGCGATACTTAGCGGCTTGGCGGATAGGCATGCTTCGGCTACGATCGAAGTATGAAAGAAGGTCCTGATATCGCCCGTATTGCCGCGCTGATTGGCGATCCTGCCCGCGCCAACATGCTGACGGCGCTCATGACCGGCAAAGCGCTGACCGCGACTGAACTGGCGGCTGAGGCCGGTGTGACGCTGCAGACCGCCAGCGGACATCTGGCCAAGCTACTGGACGGGCAATTGGTGCAGGTGCGCAAACAGGGGCGACACAAGTATTTCGCGCTGGCTCACGCAGATGTGGGGGCAGCGCTGGAGGCCTTGATGGGGCTGGCTGCGGGGCAGGGCGCGCTGCCACGCGGACCGGCCCGAAGGATGCGCAATTGCGGCAGGCGCGGGTCTGCTACAACCATCTGGCAGGGCAGAAGGGTGTGCAAATGTTTCAGAGCATGCTGGCGCGCGGTCTTTTGTGTGAAGACGGGGAGGCGCTCGGGTTGACAGCGCAGGGCGAGGTGTTTGTCGCCGGTTTTGGCGTGGATCTGCACGGGCTGTCCGCGGCGCGCGCACCACTTTGCCGGTCTTGCCTTGACTGGAGCGAGCGGCGCACGCATCTGGCCGGTTCTCTTGGCCGTGCAATGCTGTCGGAAATGGAAAAGCTGCGTTGGGTGCGCCGCGACAAGGACAGCCGGGCGCTGATTTTCAGCCCGCGCGGCACGCAGGCTTTCAAGGCGGCCTTTCCCGACTAAAAAAGGGCACCCACGGATGTGGATGCCCTCTGAAAGCGGGTGGATCGAGATCCACCTTACATGTCGATCAGTTTTTCGCTTTATCGACCATCTTGCCTGCAGAAATCCAAGGCATCATCGCGCGCAGTTTCTCACCGACCTGCTCGATCTGGTGTTCGTCGTTGATGCGGCGTGTTGCCTTGAAGTAAGGCTGGCCCACGGCGTTTTCCTGCATGAAGTCACGCACGAATTTACCGGTCTGGATGTCGGTCAGCACGTCTTTCATACGCTGCTTGGTTTCGGCGTATGGCAGGATGCGCGGACCGGAGACATATTCCCCATACTCGGCTGTGTTCGAGATGGAGTAGTTCATGTTGGCAATACCGCCTTCGTAGATCAGGTCCACGATCAGCTTGGTTTCGTGCAGGCATTCGAAGTAGGCCATTTCGGGCTCATAGCCAGCCTCGACCAGTGTCTCAAAGCCCATGCGGATCAGCTCGACGATGCCGCCACACAGAACAGCCTGTTCGCCGAACAGGTCGGTTTCGCATTCCTGACGGAAGTTTGTTTCGATGATGCCGGAGCGCCCGCCACCGATGGCCGAGCAATAAGACAGGCCGATTTCCATCGCCTTGCCGGATGCATCGCGGTCAACCGCCACAAGGCAGGGCACGCCGCCGCCTTTGGTGTATTCGCCGCGCACCGTGTGACCGGGGCCTTTGGGTGCCATCATGATCACGTCGACGCCTTCTTTGGGCTCGATCAGGCCGAAGTGTACGTTCAACCCGTGGGCAAAGGCGATTGCAGACCCTTCTTTCAGGTTGTCGTGCACATATTTCTTATATGTTTCGGCCTGCAATTCGTCGGGCATTGTGAACATGATCAGATCACACCATGCGGCAGCTTCTGCGATGCCCATTACCTTCAGGCCTTCGCCTTCGGCTTTGGCCGCAGAAGGCGAGCCTTCGCGCAGGGCCACAACAAGGTTTTTCGCGCCGCTGTCGCGCAGGTTCAGCGCGTGGGCGTGGCCTTGTGAGCCGTAGCCCAGAATGGCAACTTTTTTGTCTTTGATCAGGTTCACATCGCAATCGCGATCGTAATAAACGCGCATAGTCGTCATCCTTTGTTTGATTTCTGGGGTGGGTATAACGGATCTTTCGCCTGAAAGTAGTGTTGCTCTTTGAGTATTTTTGGCAAGATGATGATTGTTATGCGTCATATAATTCATTAACGTGATTTTTATGCTTGATGATATTGACCGCCGCATTCTGCGCCTCTTGCAGGCCGACCCCGCGACCGCGATGCCGGAACTGGCCGAGGCGACGGGGCTGACACCCGCGCGCGCGACGCGGCGCGTGGATCGTTTGCGCGCGGACCGGATCATTCAGGGCAGCCATGCCATCATTCATTGGCCCGCCTTGGGCTATGCTGTTTCCGTCAGTTTGCGTATTACGCTTGATAAAGCTGTCGCGCGCGCCTTTGACGAGTTTATTTCTGCTGCACGGGCGGTGCCGGAAGTCATCGAAATCCAGACCTTTCTGGGGCGTGTCGATGTGCGCCTTTCGTTGATCGCCAGAGACCTATCGGATTATCAGCGCATATACCG encodes:
- a CDS encoding putative PEP-binding protein translates to MQQQSTYGPLTLITPTAAMKASVHGGRAKCLQRLVRLDMPVPVTVALSFDAVHAAAIGNLPNMDTLLTPFGDAPLLSVRPSSQDPDWGGPSAILNVGMNDARLAELTQWIGAEAATKLYLRFVQSYAIHVARLDPDEFYLPDVADAASLKTMLDTFEFETDAPFPQDPAVQLAEVLRSMARAWDGTTARLLRQAKGAPANAGLGLVVQAMALGTGQGECGQGVMQFVDSTSGAPKIIGRYLSASRSDAYDLGPDAEGALYLTRDARGPALEDICPDQYAQLVSYGDICRRRLREEMEIKFTLQDGVLQILDAVRVQRSSRASVRIAVALAEDGVIPREEAIMRVQPSALSELLHRQVDPDAKRDVIVGGIAASPGAATGRIVLTAHEAQASAARGEACVLVRRETTPEDIRGMHAASAVLTMRGGVTSHAAVIGRGIGLPCVVGASDLTIDRKNGVITAPDGRRFKAGDIITVDGSRGQVLAGEPPMLEAALDGAFQTLLEWADDFRDIGVRANADTPADAQTARNFAAEGIGLCRTEHMFFEGDRLGVMREMIFAEESDDRKEVLDRLLPMQRADFQALFEIMEGKNVCVRLFDPPLHEFLPSDKAGMRDLAEQVALPLPDVIERIDALAEYNPMLGMRGVRLGIAIPEIYDMQTRAIFEALVAVGKKGISINVEIMIPLVSAMREVELQKARINGVANAVRAKSKANFSYRLGVMVETPRAALRAQDIVEHAEFLSFGTNDLTQMTYGLSRDDAGRFMSSYVQQGVYVEDPFHTLDIEGVGELISIGAARGRLGRSDVVLSLCGEHGGDRSAIAFCRAQQFDYISCSPFRVPVARLTAAQLALADKVSL
- the glyS gene encoding glycine--tRNA ligase subunit beta — its product is MPDLLIELFSEEIPARMQTRAAEDLRKLVTDGLVEAGLTYAGAAAFSTPRRLALSIEGLTAESKAVREERKGPKVGAPDQAIEGFLRGAGVAREDLEVRDDKKGQVYFAVIEKPGRMAADIIAEVLEQTVRNFPWPKSMRWGDGPLKWVRPLHSILCILSDEAGAEVVPLDVDGITSGNTTRGHRFLAPDIFSVTSFDDYEAKLKRAKVVLRADERAEAIWHDATHQAFALGLEVVEDRGLLAEVAGLVEWPVVLLGRIDDAFLGLPPEVLQTSMKEHQKFFSVRNPKTGRIERFVTVANMETADQGATILAGNQKVLSARLADAKFFWENDLRVAKAGMQPWLDSLSNVTFHNKLGSQKDRIDRIAALARWIAPSMGADPALAEQAARVAKADLSSEMVYEFPELQGLMGRYYAAEAGLPAEVAAACEEHYSPLGPSDDVPTAPVSVAVALADKIDTLTGFWAIDEKPTGSKDPFALRRAALGVIRLILQNNLKIDLPTSIGNGVIRCLISQIARTIVFGLDKSDPKKEGFVWEPKDLREFLSSGGKGFTALSKELNEFFEGYDVAIPVNAPIHVEGTVIAENSSGIDAYRFFGPADVVPDLLSFFHDRLKVFLKDKGIRHDIIDACIVMPGNDDLTLLVKRAEALAATLATDDGENLIQGFKRANNILTQAEEKDGVEYSYGADIKFAEDDAEKALFAALDAADAKIAPAMKAEDFSTAMTAMAALRAPIDAFFTDVQVNADSEILRRNRLNLLSRIRNICLSVADLTKIEG
- a CDS encoding dihydroneopterin aldolase — its product is MTDDIRLAFAHPSERAEASSSIPYDRISLRDYVVEVEIGAFQQERGTLQRVRFNVVVEVLPLSGPIDDDVDRILSYDKVTEAISSELEAERINLLETLAARVAERILLEPQAERVFVRIEKLDRGPFSLGVEIVRARDGTDLGGQTHVAAPHPRIVYLSNAAIESPEIGDWIDQLAVMDAPLILCVGPADVAAPQADNALAQRRIDLLAIEQNAWSLAARDRRCMVVNSRTELDWAMKNGQICIWAPSKIVLDAVDGPSASPRDAVALVAWFAKEMQAKELLVIGQPAPQTDIPVRAVPEEISDLS
- a CDS encoding cell wall hydrolase; protein product: MTVLKAIIAASFAAIISVGPTSAFADEVMASRLEAILGQERQALSVVPDSRLSMLTSLPPAQERGVETQTGLVYDRDYLAELPAADGGSEWQCLAEALYFEARGESVRGMFAVGEVIMNRVDSSAYPDSLCAVINQGTGRRYACQFTYTCDGKPEVIAEPRSWERVGKVARMLIDGAPRALTGGATHYHTKAVSPSWAQRFPRTASIGFHYFYRQPVRTASM
- a CDS encoding DUF6446 family protein, which encodes MLLAAAVLGGVLYYQQVYAYYDEVQAGDDAVRLTSVSTGEAEPIVVQNFQGIDAISSPLRYRACFETTLSQAMLTETFEIVDNAEPRVAPRWFDCFDAAQIGADLRTDAIAFMGVENIVYGIDRIVAIYPDGRGYAWHQINECGEVVFDGNRPPEDCPPIPESTE